A section of the Delphinus delphis chromosome 1, mDelDel1.2, whole genome shotgun sequence genome encodes:
- the GJA9 gene encoding gap junction alpha-9 protein, with translation MGDWNFLGGILEEVHIHSTMIGKMWLTVLFIFRMLVLGVAAEDVWNDEQSGFICNTEQPGCRNVCYDQAFPISLIRYWVLQVIFVSSPSLVYMGHALYQLRVLEKERQMKKAQLRGELEEVELEMPGDRKRLEQELRQLEQRKLNKAPLRGTLLCTYVIHILTRSVVEVGFMIGQYLLYGFHLAPLFKCHGHPCPNIIDCFVSRPTEKTIFLLFMQSIATVSLFLNVLEIFHLGFKKIKRGLWGQYKLKDEHNEFCTNKSKQNLARYQNTSANSLKRFSSAPDYSLLVEKQTHTAAYPGLNPPAFQTDPDNHSGNDDKGILDEQEMLLSEMCMLSTTCGHLQNINSSNKGDTHKISGKEVNGNQLRGKREIDGKDSKRNHYSKGHCSLPGDAIDLNNHTGQSPQTAFSLPANYTWKPKWLRATWGPSAENEKQASPPKGNLKGQLRESTIRTLPPSQGDFHPLDIPDTPDSLGGLSFESELVKTCSNPTACPPNHLVSLTNNLIGRRAPTDLQI, from the coding sequence ATGGGGGACTGGAATTTCCTTGGAGGCATTCTGGAGGAAGTTCACATCCACTCCACCATGATTGGAAAGATGTGGCTCACCGTCCTGTTCATATTTCGAATGCTTGTTCTGGGTGTAGCTGCTGAAGATGTCTGGAATGATGAGCAGTCTGGCTTCATCTGTAATACAGAACAACCCGGCTGCAGAAATGTATGCTATGATCAGGCCTTTCCTATCTCCCTCATTAGATACTGGGTTTTGCAGGTGATATTTGTGTCTTCACCATCCCTGGTCTACATGGGCCATGCTTTGTACCAACTGAGAGTTCTGGAGAAGGAGAGGCAGATGAAGAAAGCTCAACTGAGGGGTGAACTGGAGGAGGTAGAGCTTGAAATGCCTGGGGATCGGAAGAGATTGGAGCAAGAACTGCGTCAGCTTGAGCAAAGGAAACTAAATAAAGCTCCACTCAGAGGAACCTTGCTTTGCACTTATGTGATACACATTCTCACTCGCTCTGTGGTTGAAGTTGGGTTCATGATTGGACAGTATCTTTTATATGGATTTCACTTAGCGCCTCTATTTAAATGCCATGGCCACCCGTGTCCAAATATAATTGATTGTTTTGTCTCAAGACCCACAGAAAAGACGATATTCCTGTTATTTATGCAATCCATAGCTActgtttcacttttcttaaatgttCTAGAAATATTCCATCTaggttttaaaaagattaaaagaggGCTTTGGGGACAATATAAATTGAAGGATGAACATAATGAATTTTGTACCAACAAGTCAAAACAAAACCTTGCCAGATATCAAAACACATCTGCAAATTCACTGAAACGATTCTCTTCTGCACCTGATTACAGTCTGTTAGTggaaaagcaaacacacacagcAGCGTACCCTGGTTTAAATCCACCTGCATTTCAGACAGATCCAGATAATCACAGTGGAAATGATGACAAAGGTATTTTGGATGAACAGGAAATGCTACTTTCTGAGATGTGTATGCTTAGTACTACCTGTGGTCATCTTCAAAACATCAACTCAAGTAATAAAGGAGACACTcataaaatatctggaaaagaagTTAATGGTAACCAGttgaggggaaaaagagaaattgatGGCAAAGACAGCAAAAGGAACCACTACTCTAAAGGTCACTGTTCTCTTCCAGGTGATGCTATAGATCTGAACAACCACACGGGGCAGTCACCCCAAACAGCTTTCTCTCTGCCAGCTAACTACACCTGGAAACCGAAATGGCTTCGTGCTACTTGGGGTCCCtctgcagaaaatgaaaagcaggCATCACCTCCTAAAGGTAACCTCAAGGGCCAGCTCAGAGAGAGCACAATCAGAACGCTTCCTCCTTCACAGGGAGACTTCCATCCACTTGACATTCCAGACACTCCTGATTCTTTGGGAGGGTTGTCCTTTGAATCCGAGTTGGTCAAAACCTGTAGTAACCCTACTGCTTGTCCTCCAAATCATTTAGTGTCGCTGACAAACAACCTCATTGGTAGGCGGGCTCCCACAGACCTTCAGATCTGA
- the MYCBP gene encoding C-Myc-binding protein, giving the protein MSSAAPSPPATVSGASYAAAAVTMAHYKAADSKREQFRRYLEKSGVLDTLTKVLVALYEEPEKPNSALDFLKHHLGAATPENPEIELLRLELAEMKEKYEAIVEENKKLKTKLAQYEPPQEEKRAE; this is encoded by the exons ATGAGCAGTGCTGCTCCGAGCCCTCCCGCCACGGTCTCCGGCGCCAGCTACGCCGCTGCCGCTGTCACTATGGCCCATTACAAA GCCGCCGACTCGAAGCGCGAGCAGTTCCGGAGGTACTTGGAGAAGTCGGGGGTGCTGGACACGCTGACCAAGG TTTTGGTAGCCTTATATGAAGAACCAGAGAAACCTAATAGTGCTTTGGA TTTTTTAAAGCATCACTTAGGAGCTGCCACcccagaaaatccagaaatagagcTGCTTCGCCTAGAATtggcagaaatgaaagagaaatatgaagctattgtagaagaaaataaaaaactgaaaacaaag CTTGCTCAGTATGAACCACCTCAGGAGGAGAAGCGTGCTGAATAG